The following proteins are encoded in a genomic region of Ornithinibacillus sp. 4-3:
- a CDS encoding NAD-dependent epimerase/dehydratase family protein yields MKKILVTGALGQIGTELTTKLRQVYGNTNVISSDIHEYDENQDGLYETIDVTNEKKIYEVANKYQVDTIIHLAALLSARAEASPQLAWNLNMNGLLNALEAAKELQVKLFVPSSIATFGLTTPLDQTPQITVQRPTTMYGINKLAGELLCDYYHLRYGLDTRGIRLPGLISYAAPPGGGTTDYAVEMYYEAVKKQTYTSFIGENTHMDMMYMPDALDAIIQMMEADGNRLKYRNAYNISAVSAAPEDFAKSIQTYIPEFTLQYEVDPVRQQIAESWPNSLDYTAAMEDWGFQPTYNLDMMTKDMLDNLRIKL; encoded by the coding sequence ATGAAAAAAATACTCGTCACAGGTGCACTTGGCCAAATTGGTACCGAGTTAACAACAAAATTACGCCAGGTATATGGAAATACAAATGTGATTAGTTCAGATATACATGAGTATGATGAAAATCAAGATGGATTATACGAAACAATAGACGTTACAAACGAAAAGAAAATATATGAAGTAGCAAACAAATATCAAGTAGATACGATTATTCATTTAGCAGCACTATTATCTGCACGGGCTGAAGCATCGCCACAGCTTGCTTGGAATTTGAATATGAATGGTTTATTAAATGCTTTAGAGGCTGCGAAAGAATTGCAGGTAAAATTATTTGTACCCAGCTCTATCGCCACATTTGGTTTGACAACACCATTAGATCAAACACCACAAATAACGGTGCAACGTCCAACCACTATGTATGGAATTAATAAACTTGCTGGAGAATTGCTTTGCGATTATTATCATTTGCGTTATGGTTTAGATACACGTGGTATTCGCTTACCAGGATTAATTTCGTATGCTGCACCTCCAGGAGGAGGGACGACGGATTATGCAGTAGAGATGTATTATGAAGCTGTTAAAAAGCAAACCTATACATCTTTTATTGGAGAAAATACACATATGGATATGATGTATATGCCTGATGCTCTAGATGCAATTATTCAAATGATGGAGGCAGATGGTAATAGATTAAAGTATCGTAATGCCTATAATATATCTGCCGTCTCAGCTGCACCAGAGGACTTTGCAAAATCCATTCAGACATATATTCCAGAATTTACGCTTCAGTATGAGGTAGATCCAGTTCGGCAGCAAATTGCTGAAAGCTGGCCAAATTCACTGGATTATACCGCTGCTATGGAGGATTGGGGGTTCCAGCCTACTTATAATTTAGATATGATGACAAAGGATATGTTAGATAATTTACGTATAA
- a CDS encoding glycine C-acetyltransferase: protein MSNKILNAFLNENIMDLQGKGLYNEIDVVAGANGPEIEIDGRTMINLSSNNYLGLATDERLKQVAKEAIDHYGVGAGAVRTINGTLDVHIALEKKLAAFKGTEAAVMYQSGFNCNMAAISAVMDRGDAILSDALNHASIIDGCRLSRAKIIPFEHSNMDDLRQKAKEAVESKAYKKIMVITDGVFSMDGDIAKLPEIVEIAKAYDLITYVDDAHGSGVLGNGAGTVKHFGLQDDVDFQMGTLSKAIGVVGGYVAGRQNLIDWLKVRSRPFLFSTATTPADTAACLKAIELLSESGHLVEQLWENGRYLKEGLRKLGYDIGQSETPITPCIIGEEKTAQAFSKRLYEEGVYAKAIVFPTVPKGTGRIRNMPTAAHTKEMLDHALLVYEKVGKEMNLLK from the coding sequence ATGTCGAATAAAATCCTTAATGCATTTTTAAATGAAAACATTATGGATTTGCAAGGAAAAGGACTGTATAACGAAATTGATGTTGTTGCAGGTGCTAATGGTCCGGAGATTGAAATTGATGGTAGAACGATGATTAATCTATCCTCAAATAATTATTTAGGGCTAGCTACAGATGAGCGTTTAAAACAAGTAGCTAAAGAAGCAATTGATCATTATGGGGTTGGTGCTGGAGCAGTTCGAACCATTAATGGAACCTTAGATGTACACATTGCTTTAGAGAAAAAATTAGCAGCGTTTAAGGGTACAGAAGCGGCTGTGATGTATCAGTCTGGCTTCAATTGCAATATGGCAGCTATTTCTGCAGTCATGGACCGTGGGGATGCTATTTTATCAGATGCATTAAATCATGCTTCTATCATTGATGGCTGTCGTTTATCCCGTGCGAAAATTATTCCATTTGAACATTCGAATATGGATGATTTACGTCAAAAAGCAAAAGAAGCAGTAGAATCAAAAGCATACAAGAAAATTATGGTCATTACAGATGGTGTTTTCTCAATGGATGGAGATATTGCAAAATTACCAGAGATTGTAGAAATTGCTAAAGCATATGATTTAATTACTTATGTAGATGATGCTCATGGTTCAGGTGTATTAGGTAATGGGGCAGGTACCGTAAAACATTTTGGCTTGCAGGACGATGTAGATTTTCAAATGGGCACATTATCAAAAGCAATTGGCGTAGTTGGTGGTTATGTTGCAGGAAGACAGAACCTAATTGATTGGTTAAAAGTACGTTCACGCCCATTTTTATTCTCTACAGCAACAACTCCAGCAGATACTGCAGCTTGTTTAAAAGCGATCGAGCTCTTATCTGAAAGTGGACATTTGGTAGAGCAGTTATGGGAAAACGGTAGATATTTAAAAGAGGGCTTACGTAAGCTAGGCTATGATATTGGTCAAAGTGAAACACCGATTACTCCTTGTATTATTGGGGAGGAAAAGACAGCTCAAGCATTTAGTAAGCGTTTATACGAAGAGGGAGTTTATGCAAAGGCAATTGTGTTCCCTACTGTACCTAAAGGAACAGGGAGAATTCGTAATATGCCTACAGCAGCGCATACGAAAGAAATGCTAGATCATGCACTATTAGTTTATGAGAAAGTCGGTAAGGAAATGAATTTGCTAAAATAG
- a CDS encoding LysM peptidoglycan-binding domain-containing protein, translated as MRKLVAILFASTIVFSAATTVSAAEYEIQKGDTLWKIAKKHNTTVDRLKKINNLQSSLIHPKQLLQVDEGQGKQKPVNNGDKRNHKVVKGDTLSEIAQQYSVTVGQLKNWNNLSSDLILIGQNLSINGTDAKPAAKPSKPAQQEAKKEEKPAPKQVKVEPKQEEAPKNEEKQSAKTFTMKATAYTAECDGCSGITKTGIDLNKDRNAKVIAVDPNVIPLGTKVHVEGYGEAIAGDIGGAIKGDRIDIHVPTKSEAYQWGVRNVNVTILD; from the coding sequence ATGAGAAAACTTGTAGCAATACTTTTTGCTAGCACCATCGTTTTCAGTGCAGCTACGACTGTTTCAGCAGCAGAGTATGAAATTCAAAAAGGTGATACTTTGTGGAAAATAGCTAAAAAGCACAATACTACAGTTGATCGATTAAAGAAAATAAATAATTTACAATCGTCGCTTATTCATCCAAAACAACTTTTACAGGTGGATGAAGGACAAGGTAAACAGAAACCGGTAAATAACGGAGATAAGCGGAACCATAAAGTAGTAAAAGGTGATACATTGAGCGAAATTGCTCAACAGTATAGTGTGACAGTTGGGCAGTTGAAAAACTGGAACAACTTATCTTCTGATTTAATCTTAATAGGACAAAACTTGAGTATAAATGGTACAGATGCTAAGCCAGCAGCGAAACCAAGCAAACCTGCACAACAGGAAGCTAAAAAAGAAGAGAAACCAGCACCTAAGCAAGTAAAAGTAGAGCCTAAACAGGAAGAAGCTCCGAAAAACGAGGAGAAACAATCTGCTAAGACATTTACAATGAAAGCAACAGCCTACACTGCAGAATGTGATGGTTGTTCAGGTATTACTAAAACAGGTATTGATTTAAATAAAGATCGTAATGCAAAAGTAATTGCGGTTGATCCAAACGTAATTCCATTAGGAACAAAAGTTCATGTTGAAGGTTATGGAGAAGCAATTGCTGGAGATATTGGTGGCGCTATTAAAGGAGATCGTATTGATATCCATGTTCCAACAAAATCAGAAGCATACCAATGGGGCGTTAGAAACGTTAATGTCACAATTTTAGACTAA
- a CDS encoding MFS transporter, protein MSKQKQASSAWPLTLFTIGVFMAGLDNGIISTALSTIGDYYQVSASWGAWSITLYTLGMAISVPIIGKLSDIFGRRKLFLVEIFLFGLGSLLVALSPNFTFLLIARFIQAIGGGGIFIIGSSYVLATLPKAKQGKALGLLGSMHGLSAVLGPNLGAVILHLTGSWQWMFFINIPIACFLLIFGWLKIGKTNTVKAKPLDIWGITLLTSGILALMYGMTNLDSTKFFQSLLTMNVFAYLFVGIVLLIGFILYERYLENKGGDPIVAFTLISNRLFQVTLLLGMLSGGFLAGIIFIPSYVQQVLHVPVESAGFWVTPLALASGIGSGLGGFFTDRIGSMRTIITAGFVGIIGFSLFSVFVSDFPTFLLASILSGIGLGMMLGAPLNVLAGKSARKEAKGSALGTLSLSRQIGMTLFPTIFAGFIAGAFAQVEPMVKHEFMEQDITIEAVDAENYLTLTEQVDQIVSEDLRVQVMGYVTAVLQNGYNRMFVTSSILAFIVAISGFYLLRKKTDKM, encoded by the coding sequence ATGTCGAAACAAAAACAAGCTTCTTCTGCATGGCCGCTTACTTTATTTACCATCGGTGTCTTTATGGCAGGGCTTGATAATGGGATTATCAGTACAGCATTATCAACGATTGGTGATTACTATCAAGTATCGGCGAGCTGGGGAGCTTGGAGCATTACTTTATATACATTAGGAATGGCGATTAGCGTCCCGATTATCGGTAAGTTATCTGATATTTTTGGGAGAAGGAAGCTATTTTTAGTAGAAATATTTTTATTTGGACTTGGTTCACTATTGGTGGCGCTCAGTCCGAACTTTACCTTTCTACTTATTGCCCGTTTTATACAGGCGATTGGCGGTGGAGGAATCTTTATTATTGGGAGCTCCTATGTTTTAGCCACATTGCCAAAAGCAAAACAAGGAAAAGCACTCGGGCTATTAGGTAGTATGCATGGTCTATCTGCTGTTTTAGGGCCCAACTTAGGTGCAGTTATTTTACATCTAACTGGTTCATGGCAATGGATGTTTTTCATCAATATTCCCATTGCATGCTTTTTGCTTATTTTTGGTTGGTTGAAGATAGGAAAAACAAATACTGTTAAGGCGAAGCCACTTGATATATGGGGAATTACTTTATTGACATCTGGTATTTTAGCATTGATGTATGGGATGACGAACTTAGATAGCACAAAGTTCTTCCAAAGCTTATTGACGATGAATGTATTTGCCTATTTATTTGTAGGTATTGTTCTACTGATTGGTTTTATTTTATATGAGCGTTATTTGGAAAATAAAGGCGGCGATCCAATTGTTGCTTTTACATTAATATCAAATCGATTATTTCAAGTCACTTTATTATTAGGAATGTTATCGGGTGGATTTTTAGCAGGTATTATCTTTATTCCTTCTTATGTCCAGCAAGTCTTGCATGTTCCAGTAGAAAGTGCAGGATTTTGGGTAACACCTCTAGCATTAGCCTCTGGAATCGGCTCTGGTTTAGGTGGATTTTTTACAGATCGAATTGGTTCGATGAGGACAATTATTACAGCAGGCTTTGTTGGAATTATCGGCTTTTCCCTATTTTCTGTTTTTGTTAGTGATTTTCCTACCTTTTTACTTGCAAGTATTTTATCTGGAATCGGCTTAGGTATGATGCTTGGTGCACCATTGAATGTCCTAGCTGGTAAAAGTGCTAGGAAGGAAGCGAAGGGATCTGCTCTTGGAACCCTTTCTCTGTCTAGACAAATCGGTATGACTTTGTTTCCAACCATCTTTGCAGGTTTTATAGCAGGAGCATTTGCTCAGGTAGAACCAATGGTAAAACATGAATTTATGGAGCAAGATATTACCATTGAAGCGGTGGATGCAGAGAATTATTTGACGTTAACAGAGCAAGTAGATCAAATTGTTTCAGAGGATTTACGTGTACAAGTTATGGGTTATGTTACAGCAGTGTTACAAAACGGTTATAACCGAATGTTCGTTACATCGAGTATTTTGGCGTTTATCGTTGCTATATCAGGGTTTTATCTTCTTCGAAAAAAGACTGATAAAATGTAA